A portion of the Pseudarthrobacter defluvii genome contains these proteins:
- a CDS encoding Gfo/Idh/MocA family protein, whose product MGIVAAAPIRTAVVGFGISGKVFHTPLIAANPDYSLDVIVTAHPERAAEAARLYRQARIMATPEELFANAADLDLVILGTPPHTHFELAATAIAHGLHVVVDKPFVPTSALGAELVSRADDGGVRLTVFQNRRWDADFLTLRKVLASGALGQVSSFESRFEWWRPEGFGNWRDTVSLAEGGGILHDLGAHLIDQAIQLFGPVERSYGETANRGLHPDAADTEAFVSLLHASGVRSRLWMNGMAAQAGARFHILGSKAGYTKWGLDGQEPALAAGMPPSDPAYGLDPQESWGLLGVDGATSPVPAERGSYPEFYVQLAAALRGNGRLPVDPAGPLEVLKVIEGIHALA is encoded by the coding sequence ATGGGTATTGTTGCAGCGGCACCCATCCGCACCGCCGTCGTCGGGTTTGGGATCTCCGGCAAGGTGTTCCACACCCCGCTGATTGCGGCCAACCCGGATTACTCGCTCGACGTGATCGTCACGGCCCACCCGGAACGTGCGGCCGAGGCGGCGCGCCTGTACCGCCAGGCACGGATCATGGCCACGCCGGAGGAGCTGTTCGCCAACGCGGCCGATCTGGACCTTGTCATCCTGGGCACCCCGCCGCACACCCACTTTGAGCTGGCAGCGACGGCGATCGCCCACGGCCTGCACGTGGTGGTGGACAAGCCTTTCGTGCCCACGTCCGCCCTGGGTGCGGAGCTGGTCAGCAGGGCGGACGACGGCGGGGTGCGGCTTACGGTGTTCCAGAACCGCCGGTGGGATGCCGACTTCCTGACCCTCCGGAAGGTCCTGGCGTCGGGTGCCTTGGGCCAGGTCAGCAGCTTCGAGTCACGGTTCGAATGGTGGCGGCCCGAAGGGTTCGGGAACTGGCGGGACACGGTGTCCCTCGCCGAAGGCGGCGGGATCCTGCATGACCTGGGTGCCCACCTGATCGATCAGGCCATCCAGTTGTTCGGCCCCGTGGAACGGAGCTATGGCGAGACGGCCAACCGCGGACTCCATCCGGACGCGGCAGACACCGAGGCCTTCGTGTCACTGCTGCATGCCTCCGGCGTCCGCTCACGGCTGTGGATGAACGGCATGGCTGCCCAGGCCGGCGCCCGCTTCCACATCCTCGGTTCAAAAGCCGGCTACACCAAGTGGGGACTGGACGGCCAGGAACCCGCCCTCGCGGCCGGGATGCCGCCGTCGGACCCCGCCTATGGCCTCGACCCCCAGGAGTCATGGGGGCTCCTGGGGGTCGACGGAGCAACATCTCCCGTGCCTGCCGAACGCGGCAGCTACCCGGAGTTCTACGTGCAGTTGGCCGCGGCTCTCCGCGGGAACGGCCGTCTGCCCGTCGATCCCGCCGGCCCGCTCGAAGTACTGAAAGTCATTGAGGGCATCCACGCCCTGGCCTGA
- a CDS encoding amino acid ABC transporter ATP-binding protein: MNTPTPTKNTTGQEAPAFHGSSLELRNLTMAYGEIEVLRNVSLTVAPGTTTCIIGPSGSGKSTLLRGINRLHEPKTGDVLLAGDSILGTNPDTLRTRIGMVFQHFNLFPDHTAEENVALALWAVKGMPKAQAMAKARQRLAEVGLAERADHRPRDLSGGQQQRVAIARALAMEPEVMLFDEATSALDPELVKGVLNLMAGLGRRGMTMLVVTHEMGFARKVADQVVFMDEGEVVEAGTPTQLFDNPRSERLQRFLSEVL; this comes from the coding sequence ATGAACACCCCCACCCCCACCAAAAACACCACCGGACAGGAAGCCCCGGCGTTCCACGGCTCGTCCCTGGAACTGCGCAACCTGACCATGGCCTACGGCGAGATTGAGGTCCTGCGCAACGTCAGCCTGACCGTGGCCCCGGGCACCACCACCTGCATCATTGGGCCTTCAGGCTCCGGCAAGTCAACCCTGCTGCGCGGCATCAACCGGCTGCACGAACCCAAAACCGGGGACGTGCTCCTGGCCGGGGACAGCATCCTGGGGACCAACCCGGACACCCTGCGCACCCGCATTGGCATGGTCTTCCAGCACTTCAACCTCTTCCCGGACCACACCGCGGAGGAAAACGTCGCCCTGGCACTCTGGGCCGTCAAGGGCATGCCCAAAGCCCAGGCCATGGCCAAGGCCCGCCAACGCCTGGCCGAGGTGGGCCTCGCCGAACGCGCCGACCACCGCCCCCGCGACCTCTCCGGCGGCCAGCAGCAGCGCGTCGCCATCGCCCGCGCCCTGGCCATGGAACCCGAAGTCATGCTCTTCGACGAAGCCACCAGCGCCCTGGACCCCGAACTCGTCAAAGGCGTCCTGAACCTCATGGCAGGCCTGGGCAGGCGCGGCATGACCATGCTCGTGGTCACCCACGAAATGGGCTTCGCCCGCAAAGTCGCCGACCAGGTGGTCTTCATGGACGAAGGCGAAGTCGTCGAAGCAGGAACCCCCACCCAACTCTTCGATAACCCGCGCAGCGAACGCCTCCAACGCTTCCTCTCCGAGGTGCTCTGA